The genomic stretch TCACATGGCTTTTGCTTAATTTCAGACACAACAACCTCCCCActgcccttctcctgccccaggaCTGCAGTCCTTACCTGTTTCCCTCAGAGGCTTgctccagctcttctgctgtcaTCTGTATGAACTCTTTCACCAGCGCATTTAATAACCTCCGAGCTTCGTAATCACTGAGCGTCACTCGATCTGTTACGGACTCCAAGCCAGGTCTGAGCAGAGACAGGCAAACCAGGATGAATAAAACCCCTACTGCTGCAGAGAGCCATGCGCAGGAGAGAGGGGTTTGTCATGCATTACTGCGAGTCACTGACAGTCTCTTTCACTGGTGTGAATATATAAACCATCCTCATGCACAGCATTAGGAGTTTTATAATGTAATAGCAGAACCACAGTGtcaagaacagcagcaggagaaagcaggagTCTCATTCACTGTAGTCCGTTTCCCTCCTAGATCTCtaaagaatattaaatattttcataccaTTCAGATACAGCACTCAGCAGCAGGACCGGCTCTTACCTGACTGGGGCTGCCTGGAAGCTATCCATCTGGCACACAACCAAGGCATAAACAGCAAGGAAAGATGAAATCTTCAGCATAACCATGATTTCCTCTCTACAACAAAGAGGTACATCAAGCAATGGCTGTTTTCCAACCCTCTCAATCCTGTAAGTTCTACTAAAGAGGTCATCGTTTCCTAGCCACAAGTAGCACAAATactaacagctttttttttttttttaatagaaccTTCCCATTTCTTTGGATTATTGCTGTCATGCTTCggttttctttgaattttaagaTAACTTAGCACTATTACAGGGgataaaaatgcagcttttcagaCCTGCAGTTCTGTACAGCTTTCTGCATTCAACTTAATGCAGACATCCCCTCAAACTGGTGAAAAACACGTTCCTCTGACTAATCACTGCACGCAATGTCACAGCCAGCATGTCCAACACAAACGAGTACAGTTGTAGGATACCAGTGACAAGACAAAAATAGAGAAATGCTTagtgtttaatatttttaagaatgaagTGGCACCGTTAGTTTACCTGAACCTGCTTATTTCTTGGCATTAGCATGCTAATATCCCAGTTCAGATTACACTGTAAGAATTAAGTATGTCAATTCCAATAACTATTTCTACTCTGAAACcagaaaacagataaataaaaatagtcataagaacaaaacctgtaaaaaaataaagaatatatatataattgaaGATACCTGTCCTGAGATACACCTCTTTCTCACAGCATCAGTGTCTTAGACTCAGACAAGCTCATCAACCACCACATCAGCCTCATTTTTGCTAGCTCTCGGCTCTCGCCGCGGCTCACAGAACGAGGAGACCCCTTCCCAAGGCCGGCCCGCTCCTCCCGGGGCACCGGCACCGCGCCCGGCCGGGCACGGCGGAGGGCTGTGCAGGGACAGCCGTCGGGCACTCCCGGCGAGACACCCCACGCCGTATCGGCAGGggacaggagaggagaggatCAGGGCTGACTGTCTCCCACCTTCCTCGGCGCGCCTCCTTGCACACGCGTGTGCCCACAAGCACATGGGTGAAGGGAATACCACGCAAAGCTCCGCAGCCCCGGAGAGGACAGGGACTGACGGGGCCCGCCCCATGCAGGGagccgcggcgggggccggAGCGGCGCTTACCGGCGGTGCGGCGCGGAGCGGTGCGGTGCGCAGAAGGATGCCGGTGGCGCCGCCGAGCCGCGGTACCACGCACCGCCCGCCGGCTCCCCTTTATACCTGCCGCCGCGGCAGCCTGCGTGGGCGCCCGCGCGGGGCCGCCAGCCAATCACCGCCTCGGCCGCCCGCCTCGGCCCGGCCCGCCATTGGCCGCCAAGCCCGGCTCGGCGGTGACGTTATGTCCCGCTCCGTGAGCGTcccattcacaaaaaaaaacccgGCGGGGGGGTGCGGCGCCGGGGGGGCCGTACACTcggcgcggccgcggcccggccccacGCCCCCGCGGGATCGCTCACGCGTGGCGACCTCTGCAGCGGAGGGACCGCATTGCAGAGCggggccgctccccgcccgggatcc from Falco rusticolus isolate bFalRus1 chromosome 10, bFalRus1.pri, whole genome shotgun sequence encodes the following:
- the CALCB gene encoding calcitonin gene-related peptide 2 isoform X2; the protein is MVMLKISSFLAVYALVVCQMDSFQAAPVRPGLESVTDRVTLSDYEARRLLNALVKEFIQMTAEELEQASEGNSSVTAQKRACNTATCVTHRLADFLSRSGGVGKNNFVPTNVGSKAFGRRRRSIQI
- the CALCB gene encoding calcitonin gene-related peptide 2 isoform X3, whose translation is MVMLKISSFLAVYALVVCQMDSFQAAPVRPGLESVTDRVTLSDYEARRLLNALVKEFIQMTAEELEQASEGNSVTAQKRACNTATCVTHRLADFLSRSGGVGKNNFVPTNVGSKAFGRRRRSIQI
- the CALCB gene encoding calcitonin gene-related peptide 2 isoform X1, with translation MVMLKISSFLAVYALVVCQMDSFQAAPVRPGLESVTDRVTLSDYEARRLLNALVKEFIQMTAEELEQASEGNSLDRPISKRCASLSTCVLGKLSQELHKLQTYPRTDVGAGTPGKKRNVLSDLEHERYANYGDPLGNN